The Lepus europaeus isolate LE1 chromosome 6, mLepTim1.pri, whole genome shotgun sequence genome includes a window with the following:
- the MED21 gene encoding mediator of RNA polymerase II transcription subunit 21, whose translation MADRLTQLQDAVNSLADQFCNAIGVLQQGGPPASFNNIQTAINKDQPANPTEEYAQLFAALIARTAKDIDVLIDSLPSEESTAALQAASLYKLEEENHEAATCLEDVVYRGDMLLEKIQSALADIAQSQLKTRSGTHSQTLPDS comes from the exons ATGGCGGACCGCCTCACACAGCTGCAGGACGCCGTGAACTCG CTTGCAGATCAGTTCTGTAACGCCATTGGAGTGCTGCAGCAGGGTGGGCCTCCTGCCTCTTTTAACAACATTCAGACAGCCATTAACAAAGACCAGCCTGCTAATCCCACCGAAG AGTATGCCCAGCTTTTTGCAGCACTTATTGCACGAACAGCAAAAGATATTGATGTTTTGATAGATTCTTTACCCAGTGAAGAATCCACAGCTGCGTTACAG GCTGCTAGCTTATATAAGCTAGAAGAGGAGAACCACGAAGCTGCCACCTGTCTGGAGGATGTTGTGTACCGAGGGGACATGCTTCTGGAGAAGATCCAAAGTGCACTTGCTGACATCGCACAGTCCCAGCTGAAGACCAGGAGCGGCACCCACAGCCAGACCCTGCCGGACTCATAG